One window of the Paenibacillus beijingensis genome contains the following:
- a CDS encoding ornithine--oxo-acid transaminase gives MKNLADQTIEQTERLGAHNYHPLPIVIAKAEGVWVEDSEGKRYMDMLSGYSALNQGHRHPRIIQALVQQAERVTLTSRAFYNEPFAELLELLTGLTGKDMVLPMNTGVEAVETAVKAARRWGYRVKGIPAGQADIIVCAGNFHGRTVTVTSFSSEPDYRDDFGPFTPGFTIVPYGDLEALERAITPNTAAFLVEPIQGEAGIAIPPDGYLRKATALCRKRNVLLMADEIQTGFGRTGKRFACDWEEVVPDVYIMGKALGGGVLPVSAVAADSGILGLFEPGSHGSTFGGNPLASAVAAAALRVTEDEKLAERSLRLGGELIAMLREIRHPEIVDIRGRGLFVAIETRGPARPYCEQLKEAGLLCKETHERVIRLAPPLVISESDLRWAAERIAAVFQLI, from the coding sequence ATGAAGAATCTGGCGGATCAAACGATCGAACAAACGGAGCGTCTCGGCGCCCATAACTATCATCCGCTTCCGATTGTCATCGCCAAGGCGGAAGGCGTCTGGGTCGAGGACTCCGAAGGAAAGCGCTATATGGATATGCTGAGCGGTTATTCCGCTCTGAATCAGGGACACCGGCATCCGCGCATCATTCAGGCGCTTGTGCAGCAAGCGGAGCGCGTCACGCTGACTTCCCGGGCGTTCTACAATGAACCGTTCGCGGAGCTGCTCGAATTATTGACCGGCTTAACCGGCAAAGATATGGTGCTGCCGATGAACACCGGTGTGGAGGCGGTCGAAACGGCGGTGAAAGCGGCTCGCCGCTGGGGATACCGCGTGAAGGGCATCCCGGCCGGTCAGGCGGACATTATCGTGTGTGCCGGCAATTTCCACGGCCGCACGGTCACCGTGACCTCTTTCTCGTCGGAACCTGATTACAGGGACGATTTCGGACCGTTTACCCCCGGATTTACGATCGTGCCGTATGGCGACCTGGAGGCGCTGGAGAGGGCGATTACGCCGAACACGGCGGCGTTCCTTGTCGAGCCGATTCAAGGGGAAGCGGGCATTGCCATCCCTCCGGACGGTTATCTGCGCAAGGCCACGGCTCTCTGCCGCAAGCGCAACGTTCTTCTGATGGCCGATGAAATTCAGACCGGCTTCGGACGTACCGGCAAACGGTTCGCCTGCGACTGGGAGGAAGTCGTTCCCGACGTCTACATTATGGGCAAAGCGCTCGGCGGCGGAGTTCTGCCGGTGTCGGCCGTGGCTGCGGACAGCGGCATCCTAGGCTTGTTCGAGCCGGGGTCGCACGGTTCCACCTTCGGCGGAAACCCGCTGGCGAGCGCGGTGGCGGCAGCCGCCCTGCGCGTTACCGAGGACGAGAAGCTGGCCGAGCGGTCGCTCCGCCTTGGCGGCGAGCTCATCGCAATGCTGCGCGAGATCCGTCATCCGGAAATCGTCGACATCAGGGGCAGAGGCTTGTTCGTGGCGATTGAAACGCGCGGCCCTGCGCGGCCTTACTGCGAACAACTGAAAGAAGCGGGGCTGCTGTGCAAGGAAACGCACGAGCGGGTCATTCGGCTAGCGCCGCCGCTCGTCATTTCGGAGTCCGATTTGCGATGGGCCGCCGAACGAATCGCGGCCGTATTTCAACTAATCTAA
- the pruA gene encoding L-glutamate gamma-semialdehyde dehydrogenase, whose protein sequence is MIPYRPEPLTNFQTETNHEALFEAIRQAQDALGREYPLIIGGERVLTGDMQISINPSNKMQVIGRVSKANAEHAEQAIQGAHCAFLTWSRVPAGQRARLLFRAAAALRRRKHEFNAWLMLEAGKTRAEADADTAEAIDFMEYYGRQMIEMSETAAKKLVWMDGEDNDLQYVPLGVGIVIPPWNFPLAIMAGMTTAAVVAGNTVVLKPASATPVIAFKFVELLEEAGVPAGVVQFLPGSGSEIGDLLVSHPLTRFISFTGSREVGLRIFELSAKTAPGQIWLKRFVGELGGKDGIVVDKDADLEAAAQAIVASAFGFSGQKCSACSRAIVHEAVYDAVLNRCVELTRELKVGDAIDPGSDTGPVIDESAYRKIFESIETGSKEGRLVAGGGKAEGDGYYIEPTIIADVKPDAVIMQEEIFGPVLAFCKAASFNEALDIANNTEYGLTGAVFSTNLAHLELARERFHVGNLYFNRKCTGAIVGVHPFGGFNMSGTDSKAGGPDYMQQFMQLKLISEKL, encoded by the coding sequence ATGATTCCTTATCGTCCAGAACCATTAACTAATTTTCAAACCGAAACAAACCATGAGGCGCTGTTTGAAGCGATTCGTCAAGCGCAAGACGCGCTAGGCCGCGAGTATCCCCTCATCATCGGGGGGGAAAGAGTTCTAACCGGCGACATGCAAATTTCGATCAACCCTTCAAACAAAATGCAAGTGATTGGCCGCGTGTCCAAAGCGAATGCGGAACATGCGGAGCAAGCGATTCAGGGCGCGCACTGCGCGTTTCTGACGTGGTCGCGCGTTCCGGCCGGGCAGCGCGCCCGGCTCCTGTTCAGAGCGGCTGCTGCCTTGCGCCGCCGCAAGCATGAATTTAACGCCTGGCTGATGCTGGAGGCGGGCAAAACGCGCGCGGAGGCAGATGCCGATACGGCGGAAGCGATCGATTTCATGGAATATTACGGGCGGCAAATGATCGAGATGAGCGAGACCGCGGCGAAGAAACTCGTCTGGATGGATGGCGAGGACAACGATCTTCAGTACGTTCCGCTCGGAGTCGGCATCGTCATTCCGCCGTGGAATTTCCCGCTGGCCATTATGGCGGGCATGACGACCGCGGCGGTTGTTGCCGGCAACACGGTTGTACTGAAACCTGCGAGCGCGACGCCGGTCATCGCCTTCAAGTTCGTCGAGCTGCTGGAGGAAGCAGGCGTGCCGGCCGGCGTCGTGCAGTTTCTGCCGGGCAGCGGCTCCGAGATCGGCGATCTCCTCGTCTCGCATCCGCTTACGCGATTTATATCGTTCACCGGCTCGCGCGAAGTGGGACTGCGCATCTTCGAGCTGTCGGCCAAGACGGCGCCGGGGCAAATATGGCTGAAGCGGTTCGTCGGCGAACTGGGCGGCAAAGACGGCATCGTCGTCGACAAGGACGCCGACCTGGAAGCGGCGGCACAGGCGATCGTGGCATCGGCGTTTGGATTCTCCGGGCAGAAATGCTCCGCCTGCTCGCGGGCGATCGTGCACGAAGCGGTCTATGACGCGGTGCTGAACCGGTGCGTCGAACTGACCCGGGAGCTGAAAGTCGGAGACGCCATCGATCCCGGGAGCGATACGGGGCCTGTTATTGACGAGAGCGCGTATCGTAAAATTTTCGAATCCATCGAGACCGGAAGCAAGGAAGGCCGTCTCGTTGCCGGAGGCGGAAAGGCGGAGGGAGACGGCTATTATATTGAGCCGACCATTATTGCCGATGTGAAGCCGGATGCGGTCATCATGCAGGAGGAAATATTCGGACCGGTGCTCGCCTTCTGCAAAGCGGCGTCGTTCAACGAGGCGCTCGATATCGCGAACAACACCGAATACGGCTTGACCGGCGCGGTGTTCTCGACTAATCTTGCGCATTTGGAGCTGGCGCGGGAGCGGTTCCACGTCGGCAACCTGTATTTCAACCGGAAATGCACCGGCGCGATCGTCGGCGTTCATCCGTTCGGCGGATTCAATATGTCGGGAACCGATTCGAAAGCGGGAGGCCCCGATTATATGCAGCAGTTTATGCAATTGAAGCTCATTTCGGAGAAGCTGTAA
- a CDS encoding serine hydrolase domain-containing protein produces MGPPGTQFSYSNACYALLGTIIERVSGKSYESYVREAILEPAGMKRTFFQFDEWNQDDNIAMLYNNKAINGRDVATFENPHQYSEGIDSVYVNGVKAYDNGKFLDPRSGCVVRPKISASKG; encoded by the coding sequence TTGGGGCCGCCGGGGACGCAGTTCAGCTACTCCAACGCCTGTTACGCCTTGCTCGGGACGATCATTGAGCGGGTCAGCGGCAAAAGTTACGAGTCGTATGTCAGAGAAGCCATCCTGGAGCCGGCCGGCATGAAGCGCACATTCTTTCAATTTGACGAATGGAACCAGGATGACAATATCGCCATGCTTTATAACAACAAGGCAATAAACGGTCGGGACGTTGCCACCTTCGAGAATCCGCATCAATATTCGGAAGGCATTGATTCTGTTTATGTCAATGGAGTCAAGGCTTACGATAACGGGAAATTTCTTGATCCCCGAAGCGGATGCGTCGTCAGACCGAAGATAAGTGCCAGCAAAGGATGA
- a CDS encoding Gfo/Idh/MocA family protein: MGGVAELHLTAYRDIDGVEVVAGVEMRKERLEQMVNAYAIRGYQDDEEMLKHENLDFVSVCVPAAAHREVVEKAATYGVHILCEKPLAVTREDAAAMIAACQEAGVKLFYGASYRYLPAIMKAKEMIDKGMLGNISLMMEHVIGGNGLEGFRDLGPHHYPAGGPGGGGLGLMDHGIHLVDLFRWFTGSEIVTVAGRGNISGAKPSTEYLTATTATGATGILIYNEATFSSDIPTEGIFSEGQSWDASGPQPAHAWHKHPQNIRVHGEKGSLRIFHYANKIYFTDKDKTIEVPGIEQCANPFHFSSQMRAIVRCIRNQQEPEVTGNDGLKALEVVLAAYESYETQSMIRINHS, encoded by the coding sequence CTGGGCGGAGTAGCAGAACTTCATCTGACAGCCTATCGAGATATTGACGGTGTCGAAGTGGTGGCAGGAGTGGAGATGCGCAAGGAACGGCTTGAGCAGATGGTTAACGCATATGCCATCAGAGGTTATCAGGATGATGAAGAAATGCTGAAGCATGAAAATCTGGATTTCGTCAGTGTTTGTGTTCCTGCAGCGGCTCACCGGGAAGTTGTAGAGAAAGCGGCAACTTACGGGGTTCATATCTTATGTGAGAAACCGCTCGCGGTAACAAGAGAAGATGCTGCAGCCATGATAGCCGCCTGTCAGGAAGCCGGGGTTAAATTGTTTTATGGCGCTTCCTACCGGTATTTGCCTGCCATTATGAAAGCCAAGGAAATGATTGACAAGGGGATGCTCGGCAATATCAGCTTAATGATGGAGCATGTCATTGGCGGAAACGGACTGGAAGGATTCCGCGACCTCGGACCGCATCATTACCCGGCAGGAGGGCCTGGCGGGGGAGGGCTTGGATTGATGGATCATGGCATCCATCTTGTCGATCTATTCCGTTGGTTTACGGGAAGTGAAATTGTTACTGTCGCAGGAAGGGGCAATATCTCAGGCGCAAAGCCGTCAACGGAATATTTGACGGCTACAACAGCCACGGGAGCAACAGGAATCCTGATTTATAATGAAGCTACTTTTAGCTCCGATATCCCAACGGAAGGGATATTTAGCGAAGGACAAAGTTGGGATGCATCGGGACCTCAACCGGCCCATGCATGGCACAAACATCCCCAAAATATCCGTGTGCACGGAGAAAAGGGCTCGCTTCGTATCTTTCATTACGCTAATAAAATTTATTTCACGGATAAGGATAAGACCATTGAAGTACCGGGTATCGAACAATGTGCGAATCCGTTTCATTTTTCCAGTCAAATGAGAGCCATTGTGAGATGTATCCGGAACCAACAAGAGCCTGAAGTGACGGGAAATGATGGCCTGAAAGCTTTAGAGGTTGTTCTTGCGGCTTATGAAAGTTACGAAACGCAATCTATGATCAGGATAAACCATTCATAA
- a CDS encoding M20/M25/M40 family metallo-hydrolase has product MLKWQTKDQLTDLLCDLVQIPSITGSNEEKEIPSYIAGQLQTLSYFQEFPDHLQLHPTPDGRSFLTALVRSHSKSSDTIILVSHFDVVSVEDYAEWKPKAFDPRALTDLFLSQTDRLPEAVRRDLEESNWMFGRGVMDMKSGLALHMSVIEKACCGEFDGNLLLLMVPDEEVDSVGMRAAVPVMLDIADRFGLDFTLVVNSEPMCARHPDDRNQYIYKGSIGKVLPGFLCFGKETHVGQPFAGLNANYMASRVTCELELDISFCETVGSEVTPPPTNLIQRDLKTNYSVQTTHRAVTMFNLFLLEKSAEQLIEPLLGVAKRAAQKMEGVYRERANIVLDHHLQTVPELKIRVLTYKELQQYACHTYGIDKVDQVINASLSSAEDSDDRETTIALVDGLATLCHELAPMIVLFFAPPYYPAVTWKNDPFTERVADEITAYASVQHGIELIHQNFFPAISDLSYVGMPAQSMKHQAFADHMPLWEKGYSIPYKDLEHFAVPVLNLGPIGKDPHKWTERLDLDHAFVTLADLLPVCIKNIFSASNEMNDAKQLLPLDTKINP; this is encoded by the coding sequence ATGCTGAAGTGGCAGACGAAAGATCAGTTAACAGATTTGCTTTGTGATCTAGTGCAGATCCCCAGTATTACGGGATCGAATGAAGAGAAAGAGATTCCGTCCTATATTGCCGGACAACTTCAGACATTGTCTTACTTTCAGGAGTTTCCCGATCATTTGCAATTGCATCCGACGCCTGACGGCCGATCTTTCCTTACGGCACTGGTGCGCAGTCATTCCAAATCATCCGACACGATCATCCTGGTCAGCCATTTCGATGTCGTGAGTGTAGAGGACTATGCGGAGTGGAAGCCGAAAGCGTTTGATCCCAGAGCGTTAACGGATTTGTTTCTGTCGCAGACGGATCGTTTGCCGGAAGCGGTTCGGCGCGATCTTGAAGAAAGCAATTGGATGTTCGGGCGGGGTGTCATGGATATGAAATCTGGTCTGGCGCTTCACATGTCCGTGATCGAGAAGGCTTGCTGCGGGGAATTCGATGGCAATTTGCTGCTGCTTATGGTCCCCGACGAGGAAGTGGACTCGGTCGGCATGAGAGCTGCGGTTCCCGTCATGCTCGACATTGCCGATCGATTTGGGCTTGATTTCACGTTGGTTGTAAACTCCGAGCCGATGTGCGCGCGTCATCCTGACGACCGCAATCAGTATATTTATAAAGGATCGATCGGAAAAGTTCTTCCCGGCTTTCTATGTTTCGGGAAAGAAACGCACGTCGGACAACCATTCGCCGGATTAAACGCCAACTATATGGCCTCCCGGGTCACGTGTGAACTGGAGCTCGATATTTCGTTCTGTGAAACCGTAGGCAGCGAAGTAACGCCTCCGCCGACCAATCTGATTCAGCGAGACCTTAAAACGAACTATTCGGTGCAAACAACCCATCGGGCTGTGACCATGTTCAACCTGTTCTTGTTAGAAAAATCGGCGGAACAATTGATCGAACCTTTGCTCGGGGTTGCAAAGAGGGCGGCGCAAAAAATGGAAGGGGTTTACCGGGAGCGTGCGAATATCGTATTAGATCATCATCTTCAAACGGTGCCGGAACTGAAGATCCGGGTATTGACCTATAAGGAACTGCAGCAATATGCTTGCCATACCTACGGTATTGACAAAGTCGATCAGGTCATCAATGCTTCATTATCCAGTGCCGAAGACTCCGACGACCGCGAGACAACGATCGCACTGGTGGATGGATTGGCAACCTTATGCCATGAATTGGCGCCGATGATTGTACTTTTCTTCGCACCTCCTTATTACCCGGCCGTTACATGGAAGAATGATCCGTTTACCGAAAGAGTAGCGGATGAGATTACGGCTTATGCTTCCGTGCAACACGGCATCGAACTCATCCACCAAAACTTTTTCCCTGCGATTTCCGATCTCAGCTATGTCGGCATGCCGGCACAATCAATGAAGCATCAGGCTTTTGCCGATCATATGCCGTTATGGGAGAAAGGATATTCGATTCCGTACAAGGACTTGGAACATTTTGCCGTTCCCGTTCTCAATCTGGGTCCGATTGGTAAAGACCCCCACAAGTGGACGGAACGGCTGGATCTCGATCATGCTTTCGTGACGTTGGCGGATCTGCTGCCGGTGTGCATCAAGAACATCTTTTCGGCTTCGAATGAGATGAACGACGCCAAGCAATTACTGCCTCTCGATACCAAGATTAATCCATAA